AAAGAGACATGTAGCTGTCGCCATGGTCCACAATAATTAACAGTCCTGAGCCTCGTAGCCAGTCTGCGAATACTACTCGACCATGATGCACTGCAGACACTGATGCGCCCTCTGTACTCTGAATGAATAGACCCTGCCACTTTAATTTAGTTTGTTTTTTCGGGCTGCCATAGCGGTTTGTGATTTGTCCTTGGATTGGCCAAGGTAATTTGCCTCGCTGCTTGTAAAAAGGGGTACCAGGAAGCGGTAGTGGTGTTATGGTTTTTGCTAGGGTTTTAAGGACTTGTTCTAACTCTGAGCGTTCTTTTTGTTTGTTAGCCAGAGCTTGGTCCTGTTGAGCAAGCTCTTGTTCCAATTGCCTTAGTAATAAGCGTCTTTTTGCTTTTTTTGTTGTAAGTGTTTGCTTTTGTTCGACGAGGGCCAATTGTTGCTGTTTTAATTCAGTGTTAGTGGTTTCAATTTGCTGACTCACCTGAGTAAGAGATTGAATGGTTTGGTTAAACTCAGTGACTTTTTGCTGACGTGCTTGAGCCAGGTAGCCAAGGTATTTTTGAGTGCGGGCTACATCTGTAGGCTGCTGCTGGTTAAGCAGCATTTTTATATGGGAATCTTGGCCGGTATATAGTGCCAGTAACATGGTTTGTTCTAACTGCTGCTGTTGCTGGCGTTTGGCAACACTAAGCTGGTGTTGCCTAGTTTGGAGCTTTTTTAGTTGTTTCTGGCCCTCCTGCAGCCGGCCTTCAATTTCTTGTACCTTCTTATGAAGCCGTTCCATTTCTTGTTCATTGGTTTGCAGGGATTGCTGAACATTAGAGCGTTGCTGTTTGATTTTTTGCAGTAGTTGCTGAGTTTTTTGAATTTCAGTCTGTAGTTGTTTTAACTGCTTTTCTTTTTCCTGTAATTCAGGATTAGCCCAGCTCATGCCACTATTGAGTAACATGGTGCTGCTAACTAAACAAATGCAGATAGGTTTATATAGCTGTCTGGTTAGAGAAAAAATTAACTTCAACATTGATTACAACACTTGTAGTTAGAAAAATTAAAATAAACACACCAGGAGGTGTTTTTTAAGTATGCCTGCTAATTAAAGATGTCGCAAAGTAAAAACCCAACTTATAAGTTGGGTTTTTAGAGAGAGAAACGGTAGATTAATTCCGCTAATTTTTGAGTTTTCTTTTTTGGATTATGAGGAAATAAGCATGGGTTTACCTTATTTGACGTATGTACCACCCCTAGTTTGCAGGTTCAATCAATACCTTTCCTGTCATTTCTTCTGGAACAGGTATATCCATTAAGCTGAGGATAGTGGGAGCAACGTCTGACAAGATACCACCATCTTTAATTTTAATAGCCTTGGGGCCAGCATAGACTAATGGTACAGGTTCGCAAGTATGGGCAGTGTGGGCCTGACCAGTCTCTTCATTACTCATTTGTTCTACATTGCCATGGTCAGCGGTAATTAAACACTGACCATTCACTTGTTCTAGTGCTTGGATGATTCGGCCAACGCACTCATCCAAGCATTCAACGGCTTTCACTGCTGCATCAAAATTGCCCGTATGGCCTACCATATCACCATTAGCGTAATTACAAACCACAAGGTCAAATTGACCACTGGTAATTGCTTCAACTAATTTATCAGTTACTTCCGGTGCACTCATTTCGGGCTTGAGGTCATAAGTGGCAACATCTGGAGAGTTAATCAATATTCGGGTTTCGCCGTCATAAGGTGTTTCTTCGCCGCCACTGAAGAAAAAGGTTACATGAGCATATTTCTCAGTTTCCGCTATT
This genomic interval from Spartinivicinus ruber contains the following:
- a CDS encoding murein hydrolase activator EnvC family protein, whose amino-acid sequence is MLKLIFSLTRQLYKPICICLVSSTMLLNSGMSWANPELQEKEKQLKQLQTEIQKTQQLLQKIKQQRSNVQQSLQTNEQEMERLHKKVQEIEGRLQEGQKQLKKLQTRQHQLSVAKRQQQQQLEQTMLLALYTGQDSHIKMLLNQQQPTDVARTQKYLGYLAQARQQKVTEFNQTIQSLTQVSQQIETTNTELKQQQLALVEQKQTLTTKKAKRRLLLRQLEQELAQQDQALANKQKERSELEQVLKTLAKTITPLPLPGTPFYKQRGKLPWPIQGQITNRYGSPKKQTKLKWQGLFIQSTEGASVSAVHHGRVVFADWLRGSGLLIIVDHGDSYMSLYAHNQTLLKETGEWVKAGESIATVGNTGGNSQTGLYFEIRHKGRPQNPSGWIVARK